Genomic segment of Arachis hypogaea cultivar Tifrunner chromosome 16, arahy.Tifrunner.gnm2.J5K5, whole genome shotgun sequence:
CGAAACCGGACCGAATCTTCAAACGGGGCCATGAACACCCCTAGatttgagttatatatatatatatatatatatcctgacCACATGATATTACTACTCAATGTGTGTCACTTAGTATGTTATTGTTAACACCTTCCGCACATGTACCATATATTACTACTCACATGACCTGGCTCCTTTAACATGTGTCATATTAATCAAATCCATAACAGATTAAAATAATCAACGGAATATCATTTCAGAGAGTTTgtcttaaaagaaaaaagaaaaaaacaaagaaggTGAAATCTCAATGAcaaataataatttcaaaatgTTAAATATTAAAGTGTATGCATACAAAGTCAATACAAAACTAGTACATATGGGCTTTAGTTGATATAGTCATCTATCAATGGATATATGAGTAATGATAGAAAATCAGCAGTTTTTAGTAAAtatcattcaatttttttaacattattttattttaaatcttaGACCTTAAATCATAAATTGTTAattataattcttaaattataaacctaAATCTTAAAATTGGCTAATGTTGATTAATTTAAAGttggtttttcattttttttttcttaatatatatatagatgtaGATATTATTTGAGTTTTGGTAACCAATGCTTGTATtggtccaaaaaaataaaaaaatgaaaacttcatttaaaaaagTTAAGCAAGAGCCTTAGAATTTTAATCCATTGGGGACATAACAATATTAATTGAGTAATGATTAGGAGTACTAAACTTTCTTTGTTTAGAAGTTAGGAGGATAATTAGGAGAATAAATTAGGACTCTCAATCATTTTTCATGTTAATTCATTAGACTTTATATTTGATGTCATTCATAATCTTTGATGAAAGAGGAGAGGATGGGGGAGTTAGGTTAATGAATTTCTTACCACATCATAGCCCCAGAAGACAAAGAGAGCTTGGCAAGAGGCCAAAGATCCTTAAATGCTAAAAATGAGAAACCTTTCCAAGTTTGAGGACAATTCCTCATGATGTAAACAAGCTGGCCCAAATTAGGTATCCAATATGCCAAAACTGTTGAAATCATTGCACCATTAAGCCCAAGCTTATACCTCACAGTCAAAAGCCATGATAGAAAAATATGAGTTGAGATTGAAAGTGCTGCAAGGTATGCAATGATCTTGTTCTTGCTCTGTGCTTGGAGGAACATTTGGCATGTGAATGAAACTAAGAATGAAAATACCACAAGAATTGACCATAGTGAAATGCTTCCTGCCACTTCAGCAATGGTTTTTTCTTGGCCTAGAAACTTTAAGAGTGGTGCTGTGAAGATGAAAATTGGAAGAAGGAGTAGTGAGGTCATGAACAAGATTATCCATGATCTTTGGAGATATATTCCAAGCATCTCATATCTTTTGGCTCCATATGCTTGCCCACATAGAGTTTCCAATGCACTTGCCATACCTAGCTACAATTTTCAATTTTCCCAGCCATTATTTtaactttgttaattaaatagTAGACTACACATTAAACATCATACACAAAAGCTTGTACAAATCTGATACATTATAAGAACACTCCAACAAAATTGActggtattttattttttattttttgtagaaaacTATTATTATACTatagaaaataaattctaaagaaTAACTCTAATTGCGCTTTCAAAAAgttctaattatattctaattttTTGTCATACTGCAGCATAGAAATAGAAACCAAATAGAATAACTATTCATTGGAGTTATTCTTAAAAATGTCAGATatgaaaataatgaaagaaaagaaaaatgatgtCTTTGTGTTTGTGTGAACGGCAACATCTCTAACATGCCTCTTCGTACCAAAGCTCTTTAGGATATAACGAAATTTTGCatagtttttttttatcttgtACTAAAATTCTATTGTTTTTTTTAATCAATGGTAGAATCTTAGATCTTTTAGATCATGGAAGTTCTGATATCATATAAAAATACTTACTTATCTTGAAAGTGATAGAAGAAAAcacataaatagttatatttgtaataaataaaaaaaatgaaaaaataggtCTTACCAAAACACCATTTGCAAATTTGACTAGTAAAGTCATGACAAGTGCATAGGCAGCAAGGTCAGTGGATCCAATATGACCAATGAAGGATTGACTAACCACAGTTATACCAAATGTTGAGAACCTTGACATTATGGCTGGCCCGGCCACTACCCACATCTTCTTGCTCTCTTTCCATACCCTTTTCCCAATTGATGAATTCTTTTGCAAAAGCTTCTCGTTTATTTCCTCCTTCCCCATCTTCTTTTTCTGctaatatttcaaattttcaatcagCAATTCATGTCTTTGCATGCAGTAGTGCCTTAATTATTTCACAGATGTTTTTGATCAAGATAACTTGGTTATTGTTCATTTAGGGCATCATTTTATCGAATACCTTTGATTCCAAAAATGaaaatttagatcctatttatttaactttttatcaCTCTATTTTTTATGCATTATATTTGGAAATAGTGctttgtatatcaaaattaaatttttaatgtatttagatGTAACTTACGCAATTTTTATTAGGGAGATGCTATGGTGTTTAAAGATATAATGGTTAACCAACTTGGGTTAGTCGAGTGGTCAACTCATTCGTCCGCCTAAACAAGTGCGATATTTAAAGAGTGTTACTAAAACTAAAGTAATGTTTCTTTTTACAATTTAACAATGTcgtctaatttaaaaataaaaaatattattgaatttaaaaaatatgactttaattttaataatattttgtaaatattgttaaaattgaTTAGCAATTATAATCCCCATAACCATAAACATCAtaaactctattttttttttaattaatgtgtATTCACATAATCAGTTGGAATAACAGATGCTTTatctcttttaattaactaataatcTCACAATCAAACTTcgaatataatacaaaaatactCTAATAGAATTGCAATGAAAATGACAAGAGAAGAAAAATTCAAGGAAAGAATCTAACACCTGTGTTTAGAGAACTATCGGTTTGTCCTAGAATCATAATTTCTTTTACTTAATACCAAAAACAGAGTTTTGTTATGGATGTGGCTAGTAGTATTGGGTAGTTTGTCTTTTAACCAGATTCCACTGTTCCATTATTAGAGAAAATTTTAtccattattattgttagaaaaccatagaaaagacACCTCATTATTGTTGCCATTAGTACTGGGAATACCTCCAAAGTTTGTCGTAATTATTCAATCTGAGAAATTACATGTACAATATTTTTCGGAAGACCTTTtactttgaaattaaaaatttatttctttcATGATGACCTGAATAAGAAAGGACCTGTACTATTTTAAGAGTGATGTAATACAACAAGGTAGtttaattttagaggaaaaatgtcattttcttctcttttgaatgataactaaataaaataataattatatttaaatgaaTAAACTTAAGAGTGAATTCAATTTTACTGTATAGGAAGATAGTACACATGCACCTCCACATCCATATCTAGTGAATGTGtacttacataaaaaataaagaatcttATGCAATATCAGTGTTagtgtaaaaatatatatatgtatgtagatATTTTAATCTAATATATTGTTGTATTTgtaaaatttgagaaaattaTCCGTAATCAGTCGTCAcatatttttttccttaaaaaaaaaaaaggaaggtgTAGGAACAATTTAACAGAGCTATTTGAAGAATTTAACCACATACATtacaataatataatttgaagCATGTTGTATATATGAACACACAGGATATATAGAAACATAAATTCGTTTCATTGAACAAGtacatcatcaaattccaattcccCTCTTCCCTGATTCTAaccataaaagaaattaaaacataTATAGAAGAAATAATTTAGTAGCAACGTGTAACGAACTATATATGAAAAATTAATGATGGTATTGGCAACTggttattatataaattatttcattttcttaattctcgccaacttttttttttgaaggtTAATTCTCGCCAACTTTGTAATCGCATACTTGTGTAACCACCAGCAGAAAAGTAAGTATAAAAgcatatgattatatatatatatattttcatataCAGGGATGAATGAACTACATACAAGAAATTAAATCATCATCAAGTTCCAAGTGTCAtaccatataataataatattgaagagGGAACTAGAAGGAACTTACCCGGAGGAGTTGCAAAATGAAGTAAAGTAACGATGGAAGAGGATGAGAATTTTGGCCTTATCACTTGCTCAGCCTTATGACATGTATATAATATGTTCAGACATTCAATAATTCATGTAATTAATTATGTATCTTCTCCTATTTTTGTTGCAAATACTTTGCATCGTTTTGTGGAAGTGTATTAATTTAGGGCGGGTTCAGTAAACTTTATTAAAAAGATGTTTGTGATTTTTAAACTTACggatactttattttatttaatttttagtaatGAAGAAACCCATGAGTAtgtgattttgttttgttttttttttttaatatttaaggaGATTTCGTaaaatcaatttatattttacaaaattaaaaattactctCATCTTTATGTTATTTATTATAAGTTTCAGAGACAATTTTACCCAATGTTGTTGTCATTGTGCTTTTGTAGAAAgtataatttctattttattatgcCAAAGATACTgctataattttttatgaaaagtaaaatttttctcaaattcatttttaattaaatcctGAGTGAATTTCAGGTATGAACCCcagcaaaaatataaaattaaaatttaagttattttactaaattattagttaatattttaacAAATTAATAAATAGCAAATCataaaatattagatattatttCAGTATATATATGGTAAGTCATTTATAGTTGAATAATTATTAAGAtactattctattttaattaatataataataataaagatattgtttgtaactTTAGAAATTAAGTCTTCTAGAATATATATGATATGCATATAacgtcaccaaaaaaatatatgatatgcatataaatttaatatgaaaaagtacataaagtaatttttaattagtcaatatttttattataaaattattttttaacttttatttttaaaaaatttagagtataaaatttaagatttaaaatttatgatataggatttaaaattaaaaaaagttggtTAATATTAGGTAAAAAAAAGTTAACTCTCTAATTGAAATTattaagtaaataataaaaatagttcttcaaatattacaaatcaaattataTTCATCCACATTTAAAAAAGAAACTCTAGCAGAGAAAGAGTACTACTGCGTACTTAGGGAGAATGAGAAAATGAGAGAGTGAGGGTGAGCAGTTGAGGGTGAAATATGGTGAGGAAGATGGTCATGCCATCGGAAGAGATAAAGGAGAGAGCGTGGGATGGTGTGTATCCGGTGTTAAGGAGGGTTCTTCTCGAGAGGGTTCAGAAATACCATCCAAAGTCTCGTTTAGAGATAAGGTCATTGATGCATAAAAGTCTAAGGCATTAGTAGGGTCTTTATCAGGGGATAGTATCGCGAAGGTGACAGGTAAGCAGGGTGATTTCCGTCCACCACCAAGTGTCAGTTTTACTAAGGAGGCAAAAAACTACCTAGCTGAACCTTATAAGGAAGCCATCGTGATCAAGGTGCTGGATAAGCATTATGGCTACACGGCTCTTATGCATTAGCTTCGGATAGTATGGCGCATCAAAggagggtttgatttgttggatgtggggtttgggtattttttttttgttaaatttgatattGCTGCGGATCATGAGAAAGTCATTTTTGGTGACCCGTGGTTGATAGGCGGTCACTATGTTGCAGTAAAGCCTTAGGACGAGGATTTTAGGCCATGCGAAAAATCCTTCGGATCAATGCTAGTATGGTTTCGAGTCTCGAGACTTCCAATTTGGTGTTACCATGAACAAACAATGCTGcgaattgcttctgcaataggAATTTCGGTGAAAGTAGACTTGGCCACTAAGCTTGCAGAAAGAGAACAATATACTCGAGCTTGTATCTAAATTAATCTTGGGTTGCCTgtaatcaaacatattatagtAGAGGGTATGACTCATGAAGTGGAGTACGAAAGTTTACAGCTGATTTATTCTACTTGTACATGGTATGGGCATGATAAATcgttgtgcatggagaaggagTCCTTGGAAGAAAATGGTGATTCTTTTGGTGATGGAAAAAATAATGAAGCCCCGACACTAGTGCCACACAACAATCATGAAATTCAAAAAGAGGCTGAATTAGAAGCTTGCGATTTAGGTGAGAATTCTCGTAACTTGGgtgagaaattaggagttgttaaaggGAAAGATGCAGTTATGGAATCATTGGCTCCTCACGTGCCTGATGGTCATGTTAATgaggcatgcatggatgatgGAGAGGGCCGGCAACAAGTGTTGCATAAGGAAAAATTCACAATGGGCCATCCATCAGGTTTGAAGGATCAAGATGGAAAGCATCACAAATATGGTTTGAGAAGGGTTCCAAGGCTCAATTTGTATAGTGATGAAGGCAAATCAATTGGCATTAGGATGGGGCAACGAGGAAAACATGAAATTGCGCCATCTCCATCGCGCAGAACTCTTGCACGTCGTGGAATTTCTCTACGGAAGCGTCCGCGGCCTTCCTCCCTGCAGAACTCACCAATTGATAAAAATGGGGGAACAACAGAAAAAACCTTAGTAGATGGAAGCATGGCAGGTGCAGCGTTAGGAGGTCCGAGGATGGCAATTATTGAGGATCAGAGTGTGCCAGTACCACaggacaaaccacctattgaAGTTGGTAATTCCATATagagtttatgttcttatttattttgtccctattatttatgatagtttaaatatgattgtttggaatattaggggtgcttctaataagttagcccgggtgcattgtaaggaacttgttaagaaatttagacctgttttctttattgtggttgaaactcagtctccttttcagcatttaaaattattttggaaaaggttggggtatcactctgttggtatagtggaagcagaggggcataagggggtgatgcacgaaaacttgtatcGCTACAAATTTCTCTCGGCAAGtatataccg
This window contains:
- the LOC112754709 gene encoding protein DETOXIFICATION 21 gives rise to the protein MGKEEINEKLLQKNSSIGKRVWKESKKMWVVAGPAIMSRFSTFGITVVSQSFIGHIGSTDLAAYALVMTLLVKFANGVLLGMASALETLCGQAYGAKRYEMLGIYLQRSWIILFMTSLLLLPIFIFTAPLLKFLGQEKTIAEVAGSISLWSILVVFSFLVSFTCQMFLQAQSKNKIIAYLAALSISTHIFLSWLLTVRYKLGLNGAMISTVLAYWIPNLGQLVYIMRNCPQTWKGFSFLAFKDLWPLAKLSLSSGAMMCLEIWYNAVLILLTGNMKNAEVYIDALSICLNINGWEMMIALGFFAAAGVRVANELGRGSSEGAKFSIVVTAVTSFCIGIVLFFVFLLLRERVAYVFTPNPMVAEAVGELSPLLAFSILLNSLQPVLSGVSVGAGWQSVVAYVNIGCYYLIGIPVGVVLGNFLHLKIKGIWIGMLFGTFVQTIMLITITMKTDWDKQVEIARNRVNKWTIIEENEEPCNSS